A single genomic interval of Lepidochelys kempii isolate rLepKem1 chromosome 13, rLepKem1.hap2, whole genome shotgun sequence harbors:
- the NRSN2 gene encoding neurensin-2 codes for MPARSQSCGCSRGPNVERGKWYGVRSYLHLFYEDCTGASLADDMTEPAVSRAHGGWPSLVWKVSLSAGVLLLLIGAAALATGYLVPPKLEGIGEEEFMVLDLQAMAYNHALETCRLVGTVLCAVAGALGAAGVLACMLGRAARGGEEEEEQQLSPILRESPLKKHSTIIMPPAAAAGSPAVPFGTSQIQNIQPKRDTRLPLLPPSTAAPAP; via the exons CGGCTGCAGCCGGGGGCCCAATGTGGAGCGCGGGAAGTGGTATGGGGTCCGCTCCTACCTGCACCTCTTCTACGAGGACTGCACCGGTGCCAGTCTGGCTGATGACATGACCGAACCCGCAGTCTCCCGTGCCCACGGCGGATGGCCCTCCCTCGTGTGGAAG GTGAGTCTCTCAGCTGGAGTGCTGCTCTTGCTGATTGGAGCCGCAGCACTGGCCACAGGTTACCTGGTGCCCCCGAAGCTGGAGGGCATCGGAGAGGAAGAGTTTATGGTGCTTGACCTGCAGGCGATGGCATATAACCATGCCCTGGAGACCTGCAGACTGGTGGGCACTGTCCTGTGCGCCGTGGCTGGGGCCCTGGGGGCTGCGGGCGTCCTGGCGTGCATGCTGGGCAGGGCTGCACGAGGGGGcgaagaagaggaggagcagcagctgtcGCCCATTCTGCGGGAGAGCCCCCTGAAGAAGCACAGCACCATCATCATGCCGCCGGCGGCAGCAGCAGGATCACCAGCCGTGCCCTTCGGCACTTCGCAGATACAAAACATACAGCCAAAGAGGGACACAcggctccccctcctgcccccctccaccgcTGCACCCGCACCCTGA